One stretch of Plasmodium vivax chromosome 8, whole genome shotgun sequence DNA includes these proteins:
- a CDS encoding phospholipase C-like, putative (encoded by transcript PVX_094895A): MNFSESVPRDACNEEIQKDDDAISLLSRSAGGEKNGDCGQVKRRERSRGESHRGDTHRDPHREPHRGEGATPRKKERDCSKKNAEGIDSKLGFDIKNVLTHAYLPVCIEKMKEGEYVYKWNSNNIFQKKTLKFFYLDVNNYCIRWNSKKKKVKENKNPTLYIWDIIKILDGSESSFFKKKEEEKNLSIEIISAQRNLRITFLDIQRWKMWLFGLMYYQYKFINKGSGKKKMKSFICESNKLYDNYIISGLKDINALTLSQLYIILRSLNIYLNMKILYHYFSIYKNKGTVNYVGFTKILEHIFSNKHITIHFDLYKGKSSGCIDNRNFIEFLIDVQCEGKCEERIFSARQVDREFFFHEGMCGRKEAQALPSTCGTLNGTVTSTSGVRLTGGVPLAVDPTPRGGAKNGGNASEGTHQKMGKKGENDPYGEANSVGRYKPRGDTLVANSAKNNVGNYQWGGTFMKNANKEGVNQNEFHFGVDALPSAFLLPDNWMCQDEDYITVLNILRGKLGLGATIGGGYHSDGFSGGGASMKRGASSRYSYRIDGRCHSGHSSDGAENANGSRLCNGESTQKEHQGRAQNEAYYIRAKAIYKLLNTIKKYNIPFVMINEDKHYLTQIGLVYFLLSKENSIMCPEYSKVYQNMNLPLCNYWINSSHNTYLGRKQIFSSSNIEQYIYILIDGCRCVEFDCYYFNKNIVVYHGFYGYKLTSSILFCDTLIACKLFGFTTSPFPIILSLEIHCKNKHKNLIAKILICILGNQLYIPKSRDEINNITPNNCKNKFLVKYKHFENNENSGFYFIFEGLQSVMYDELGYISDIIGDPDEDADEQDGPLGGVHNLLRGESGRSGDSDSDSGDERKGERNEGRHAQKNGKRLDRGSPNHREDDDIEKQFDSYIKNSIQKGYIHERKKRSIYISSLCHDPGAVEKDPRDDSSHSDDDHDPQVVKGTKLSRHKKGKGHSRGSTTRGDDNNPRKDHPNGFLKDADGGGPPLASQKVVNGTTEEGKKKTDNQNARSNNILNEYSCLKGYAFQNFCENRTYNEICSISENKFIKLIKKNEEEIIKYNQKTLTRVYPSGTRLASTNFNPLIFWSAGIQFVALNYQYNGLSMLLNKGRFLENGGKHSGYILKPEILRFNEKKDYDILHLDLQILSLHQINLLFSIKNKYQEKKLKKKLFKMDMIQRIQTHKKINKKMKNFKDVQKLEKEKKKFFFSDVQSDDNKKKKNISHEFLMKKFNDNDNDVNYIHSKCLNVEEKYEDMLSEYKSFLLCSSLSHSSSFNSCSSNTTTSNNATTDSTKNNSSKSKSKSFYQTFEELKKANNLFFYLYVTISVHGYNEHKYYFKTEIAKVNFYDLNYCWSKPSIFQMKITYPSLALIVFELKTYDTVKSELIACACFPVKCLREGIRFVPLCDKYLKDIKGSGILVNLKIGTNGG, from the exons ATGAACTTTAGTGAGAGTGTACCCCGAGATGCATGCAAtgaagaaatacaaaaagacGATGATGCAATAAGTCTGTTATCGCGGAGCGCAGGGGGAGAGAAGAATGGGGACTGTGGTCAGGTGAAGCGGCGTGAGCGGAGTAGAGGAGAGTCGCACAGGGGAGATACACACAGAGACCCGCACAGGGAACCGCACCGGGGAGAGGGGGCCACCCCGCGCAAGAAGGAAAGAGACTGCAGCAAAAAGAACGCGGAGGGGATTGACTCCAAGCTCGGATttgacataaaaaatgtgttgaCGCACGCGTACCTCCCCGTGTGcatcgaaaaaatgaaagaaggAGAGTACGTGTACAAATGGAACAGCAACaatattttccaaaagaaGACGCTGAAGTTTTTCTACCTAGATGTAAATAACTATTGCATACGAtggaattcaaaaaaaaaaaaagtgaaagaaaataaaaacccaACTTTATACATATGggatattataaaaatactgGACGGATCAgaatcttccttttttaaaaaaaaagaagaagaaaaaaatttatccaTTGAAATTATAAGTGCACAGAGAAATTTGAGAATTACCTTCCTAGACATACAGAGGTGGAAGATGTGGCTCTTCGGCTTGATGTATTATCAGTACAAGTTTATTAACAAAGGAtccggcaaaaaaaaaatgaagtccTTCATATGTGAAAGTAACAAGCTGTACGACAATTACATCATCTCTGGCCTGAAGGACATCAACGCATTGACGCTCTCCCAGCTCTACATCATTCTCAGGAGCCTGAACATTTATTTGAACATGAAAATTTTGTAccattatttttctatatataaaaataaaggcacCGTTAACTACGTAGGGTTTACCAAAATTCTGGAGCACATTTTTTCGAATAAACATATTACCATACATTTTGATTTGTATAAGGGGAAGAGCTCCGGCTGCATAGACAACAGGAATTTTATCGAATTTTTGATTGATGTGCAATGTGAGGGGAAATGTGAGGAGAGGATTTTCTCTGCGCGTCAAGTGGAccgcgaattttttttccacgagGGGATGTGCGGAAGGAAGGAAGCACAGGCGTTGCCATCCACGTGTGGGACATTGAACGGTACGGTTACTTCCACGTCAGGTGTCCGCTTAACAGGGGGAGTACCCCTCGCAGTGGATCCTACGCCAAGGGGTGGTGccaaaaatggagggaatGCCTCTGAAGGAACTCACCAgaagatgggaaaaaaaggtgaaaatgatCCCTACGGAGAAGCCAATTCGGTTGGTAGGTACAAACCAAGAGGAGACACCCTCGTGGCTAATTCTGCGAAGAACAATGTTGGCAACTACCAGTGGGGAGGCACCTTCATGAAAAATGCGAATAAGGAGGGGGTCAATCAAAATGAGTTCCACTTCGGCGTGGACGCCTTACCGAGTGCTTTTCTCCTGCCGGACAATTGGATGTGCCAGGATGAAGACTACATCACTGTGTTAAATATACTCAGGGGTAAGCTCGGGCTGGGCGCCACAATCGGCGGCGGCTACCACAGCGACGGCTTCAGTGGGGGCGGTGCGAGCATGAAGCGTGGTGCAAGCAGTAGGTACAGCTATCGCATTGATGGACGCTGTCACAGCGGGCACAGCAGCGACGGCGCAGAGAACGCCAACGGGAGTCGGCTCTGCAACGGAGAGAGCACCCAAAAGGAACACCAAGGAAGGGCGCAAAACGAGGCCTACTACATCAGAGCCAAGGCAATATACAAACTGCTAAACACGATAAAGAAATACAACATCCCATTTGTTATGATTAATGAAGATAAGCATTATTTGACGCAGATCGGGTTGGTCTACTTCCTACTGTCAAAGGAAAACAGCATCATGTGCCCAGAGTACTCCAAAGTGTATCAAAATATGaacctccccctttgcaactACTGGATTAATAGCAGCCATAATACGTACCTTGGGAGGAAACAAATCTTTAGCTCAAGCAATATCGAGCAATATATTTACATCCTCATAGATGGGTGCAGATGCGTCGAATTCGAttgctattattttaataagaaCATTGTTGTTTATCATGGGTTCTATGGCTATAAGTTAACCTCTTCCATCCTCTTCTGCGATACGCTCATTGCATGCAAACTGTTCGGATTTACAAcctcccccttccccatCATCCTGTCCTTAGAAATTCActgcaaaaataaacacaaaaatttGATTGCCAAAATTTTGATATGCATCCTAGGGAACCAGCTGTACATCCCCAAAAGTAGAGACGAAATTAATAACATCACGCCgaataattgtaaaaataaatttttggtgaaatataaacattttgaaaataatgagAACTCGGGGTTTTACTTCATCTTTGAGGGGTTGCAGAGCGTCATGTATGACGAGCTGGGGTACATTTCGGACATCATTGGCGACCCCGATGAGGATGCGGACGAGCAGGACGGCCCCTTGGGGGGCGTGCACAACCTTCTCCGCGGAGAAAGCGGCAGAAGTGGAGACAGCGATAGCGATAGTGGCGATGAACGCAAAGGTGAGCGAAACGAGGGTCGCCACGCCCAGAAAAATGGTAAGCGGCTTGACCGGGGGAGCCCAAACCACCGGGAGGATGACGATATAGAGAAACAATTCGACAGCTACATAAAGAACAGCATCCAGAAGGGGTACATCCACGAACGGAAGAAGCGAAGCATCTACATCAGCAGTCTGTGCCACGACCCTGGCGCTGTGGAGAAGGACCCGCGAGATGATTCCTCCCACAGTGATGATGACCACGACCCCCAAGTGGTAAAAGGCACGAAGCTTTCgaggcacaaaaaggggaaaggtCACAGCAGGGGATCTACTACTAGGGGAGATGACAATAACCCGCGTAAGGACCACCCAAATGGCTTCCTTAAAGATGCTGATGGGGGTGGCCCCCCgctggctagccaaaaagtTGTAAATGGAACTACCGaagagggcaaaaaaaaaaccgatAATCAAAACGCAAGAAGTAATAACATACTAAATGAGTACTCCTGTTTGAAGGGATACGcgtttcaaaatttttgcgaaaatagGACGTACAACGAAATATGCTCGATTagcgaaaataaatttatcaagctgattaaaaagaatgaagAGGAGATAATAAAGTATAACCAGAAAACGTTGACGCGAGTGTACCCTTCTGGGACCAGACTGGCCTCCACCAACTTTAACCCACTGATCTTCTGGAGCGCAGGAATCCAATTCGTGGCGTTAAATTACCAGTACAATGGGCTGAGCATGCTGCTCAACAAAGGAAGGTTTCTAGAAAATGGAGGGAAGCACTCAGGGTACATCCTAAAGCCAGAAATTTTACGttttaacgaaaaaaaagactacGACATTTTGCACCTCGACCTGCAAATACTGTCATTACATCAGATCAACTTGCTATTCTccatcaaaaataaataccaagagaagaaattaaaaaaaaaattattcaaaatggatATGATACAACGTATTCagacacacaaaaaaattaacaaaaaaatgaaaaattttaaagacgtacaaaaattagaaaaggaaaaaaaaaaattctttttctctgATGTACAGTCAGATGacaataagaaaaaaaaaaatataagtcaCGAATTTCtcatgaaaaaatttaacgaTAATGACAATGACGTTAATTATATTCATAGCAAATGCTTAAATGTGGAAGAGAAATATGAGGACATGTTATCTGAGTATAAATCTTTCCTACTCTGTTCTTCCCTCTCGCACAGCAGCAGCTTCAACAGCTGCAGCAGCAATACTACTACTTCCAATAATGCTACGACCGACTCGACGAAGAATAATTCCTCCAAGTCCAAGAGTAAGAGCTTCTATCAAACGTTTgaggagctgaagaaggCGAACAATTTGTTCTTCTATTTGTACGTCACCATCTCCGTGCACGGCTACAACGAGCACAAGTATTACTTCAAAACGGAGATCGCCAAGGTCAATTTTTACGACCTCAACTATTG TTGGTCAAAGCCATCAATTTTCCAAATGAAAATAACGTACCCCTCACTGGCCCTCATTGTGTTTGAGCTGAAAACTTAT GACACCGTAAAAAGCGAACTCATTGCGTGCGCCTGCTTCCCAGTTAAATGCCTCCGAGAAGG CATCCGATTTGTCCCGCTGTGCGACAAGTACTTGAAGGACATAAAAGGGTCGGGCATTTTGGTAAATCTGAAAATTGGCACAAACGGCGGCTGA
- a CDS encoding hypothetical protein, conserved (encoded by transcript PVX_094900A): MKNANGNIRSLACNENVEEKKKKWLSTIKEDDSIHFKKGVDSKSLKNAALSFFKEKNIYNEENVAILNAFCKEKLDDHLVNEEIVEFLQKAFFLYEYFIKEKKNSKIGKKEFIENVCDCCRRIFLKNIIKYEKEILDFLLKNLINFINQRSFFGIYQSLYNISQYQNKNFRRASEYADGKFQLLLNVVCREVSGGSLLVNDNRFNLDALFLPDENDEKEMREYLAGMATSAQRGSGAKGSGKEGEASAKGEAAAKGGAKQRKKGALLRSIDGGGQAGETGEAGAPGSTADMECLDKELSCFHLFVYFQACFENINFYLIEKFIENYYISQGKENIYKELFLFLFLIYKEKMHSVVDGILTNTINYLTKANDTEVRKKKKLLNEEVEVVAQKIHLTDYLFYFELLISIITFKNFQYENNYEYYIHMLKLLYENDELQEIFTSSLFFVFISAEDGAVRNMLLANFSKYHSRKHPLLSKFFIHLKNVFRFIYDLDSDHLVYNHATFSGAPIAPFLLHPESGEKKQGNYNSGLKVKQEYLPFVANNIHIDKYTCAFFKEAYYIVSRINTECFCQVTNLFLHIYDHIFNKLINIIYENEMNLNDEFFQICKNILRPFLFIYVELFDNILEKFKERIFNERLMLSFAFIKKYLFKSLYEKAFQQKDLFYVIYQFYFLLYALKYNFRNFLTAFVMTKRKVTHQLELFLKLKLQNCTSVIGKPVHSDGGGNALEDAPQEDGEHSSGSSDGDSAQGTNRKNRDGGTTKEKRNNQKKRHPSGDHPESEQSGKDSVENPNEDSLQIVEHNLEKPQSNQEREKNNIINFFQKNYWTLKYFEANTEKKLDEFCSPDFSVPLVMKETPKLKKHSVGSNQSDKRAKSVCGSQSDKRGKGAGDGGSADGKDGTTRGYDSTREQDQKGRFVKKLHSFFGRKKEVDKLINELFLNNKDNVYSKILKTNLAIIKKLGNIRMDVLYPIFNASLVFLFDDFYFFIIQNIKLVIEGKEKKLSNHKIFLNMSFILLHTFAKDVKVEKYLVSIFYILRLSLNKLKKIKIVEQQKIQGSNSNEVYNKNTKKFEDNIKYYNLRKDKDVVKANTSGVEEEIENAEDLQFSADERATSTLRKIEEKVKLYQNIFYIFLKLLQNILKENNLYYNFKFIIYDILFCEFSNKGIVFSCMKCILDRAKLQEVCAYSLAVLRAGGADEADGAADDAADKVADKVADKVADNLTDNLTDNLTDAAARPNLSHLSRIAPEGKSFRVNFFEPSRASNPKVSSLHINVIILYFIFTQKNKNNEKSKLYDGCLKMSVDDYYSVANKLLHILYTREEQNAYYERYLKYLCLKILKKIYCLFSIKEADMYLTHIKGNSTEETIFEDKKLKNVNRYKEELIGLFKLLSNYEIKNYFEKKNGHKTSEAHKFFFLKNLTSNDHVLKSDNLCFLISCLLFLFNLKYDKTTFYKIVYIILVEKNENKNYILKKVISSVKKFIKMADTYNCVHRENKKKKIRLPVDITNHSVLLYTVRTSIILLLLMDSNSVNKPAMVQENYITYPNFRSYYIKKKNIKNYYTQLNFLLFRIFYSEKILPYFFKIFFSTLYVISFRKVNQNNFYFFEKMFNLKDAMEVSPTGGEPKQGDPAATGENLLNGSEDKSVKLLDESSIQLSEKSKGLSSSQTNGENEHVAKKDKKVGKKHMGGEQNRGSRVKPTRRSAGVKRKLLKGEKNSDEVSEEGSGEGSGEDWEKDSGGDSADDSEEDPQGRSTASEEMKKNYRVILRSRNGKTTMLRNKQDEKTNHVGNTSDKKYIKIEDSTSSNSTSDSDVSFKIETKKKNTRKNLDTNNTAPSGKRRKVPSNSSENATTEGKKRTQKGTSPQEKVQKRSFSKREEVKADVLDTTDALNVVEVHCEGDTGGSPKAGASTGAATGGGSDSTENFLFNGALSLKILNHFIFLCKGFHEDLEIKIYNGVVACLKENENDKEKLKNILSLQFSEDEKSSTKYKKKLQLLRVIQTKIIFLSYIKDNLKKRKSLISRMSELNLNIFKNKPMFSIELDFV; the protein is encoded by the coding sequence ATGAAAAACGCAAATGGAAATATACGTTCCCTTGCGTGCAACGAGaatgtagaagaaaaaaaaaaaaaatggctaagCACAATTAAGGAAGACGATTCGATCcatttcaaaaaaggggtagacAGCAAAAGCTTGAAAAATGCAGCtctgtcattttttaaagaaaaaaatatctacAATGAGGAAAATGTGGCCATTTTAAATGCCTTCTGTAAAGAAAAACTAGACGACCATCTGGTAAATGAGGAAATTGTCGAATTTCTGCAGAAGGCGTTTTTCctgtatgaatattttattaaggaaaaaaagaatagcaaaattggcaaaaaggAATTCATTGAAAATGTATGCGATTGCTGcagaagaatatttttaaaaaatattataaaatatgaaaaggaaattttagATTTTTTGCTGAAAAATTTAATCAACTTTATTAACCAGCGTTCCTTCTTCGGCATATACCAGTCGCTATACAACATATCGCAgtatcaaaataaaaacttcagAAGGGCGAGCGAGTATGCAGACGGGAAGTTCCAGTTGCTGCTTAACGTTGTGTGCAGGGAGGTAAGCGGGGGGAGTCTGCTCGTTAATGATAACAGGTTCAATTTGGATGCTCTGTTTCTGCCCGACGAGAATGACGAGAAGGAGATGAGGGAGTACCTTGCCGGAATGGCGACGAGTGCACAGAGAGGGAGCGGGGCGAAGGGAAGCGgcaaggagggagaagcttCCGCGAAGGGAGAGGCAGCCGCGAAGGGGGGTGCGAagcagagaaaaaagggcGCGCTGTTAAGAAGCATAGACGGCGGGGGCCAGGCGGGAGAGACGGGAGAGGCGGGGGCACCAGGATCGACCGCCGACATGGAGTGCCTGGACAAAGAACTGAGTTGCTTCCACCTGTTCGTGTATTTCCAGGCCTGTTTCGAAAacatcaatttttatttaatagaaaaatttatcGAAAATTACTACATTAGCCAGGGCAAGGAGAACATCTACAAGGAGCTAttcctctttttgtttttaatttacaaagAGAAGATGCACAGCGTGGTGGATGGCATTTTGACCAACAcgataaattatttaaccaAAGCAAATGATACAgaagtgaggaaaaaaaaaaaactattaaaTGAGGAGGTGGAGGTGGTAGCCCAAAAAATACACCTCACAGATTATCTGTTCTATTTCGAATTGCTTATAAGTATTATCACCTTCAAAAATTTTCagtatgaaaataattacgAATACTACATACATATGCTGAAGCTACTTTACGAAAATGATGAGTTGCAGGAAATATTCACATCGTCTctgtttttcgtttttattagTGCCGAAGATGGCGCTGTTAGAAATATGCTGCTAgccaatttttcaaaataccATTCGAGAAAGCATCCACTTTTgtcgaaattttttattcacctAAAGAATGTATTTCGTTTTATATACGACCTGGACAGTGACCACTTAGTGTACAATCACGCTACGTTTAGCGGTGCTCCtattgccccttttttgctccacccagaaagtggggaaaaaaaacaaggaAATTACAACAGTGGTTTGAAAGTGAAACAGGAGTACCTCCCCTTTGTGGCaaataatatacacataGACAAATAtacgtgtgcattttttaaagaagcTTACTACATCGTTAGCAGAATCAACACGGAGTGCTTCTGCCAAGtgacaaatttatttttacacatttatgACCACATCTTCAACAAGCTAATAAACATCatttatgaaaatgaaatgaatTTGAATGACGAATTTTTCCAAATCTGCAAAAATATCCTCAgaccctttttatttatctacGTTGAATTGTTTGACaatattttggaaaaatttaaagaaagaATATTTAATGAACGCTTGATGCTCTCCTTTgcttttattaaaaaatatctttttaaaagtcTCTATGAGAAGGCCTTCCAGCAGAAGGATCTCTTCTACGTCATTTatcagttttattttttgctctACGCTCTCAAATACAACTTTCGAAATTTTCTAACTGCCTTCGTTATGACCAAGCGGAAGGTGACGCACCAGCTGGAATTATTCCTCAAGCTTAAGCTTCAGAATTGTACAAGTGTGATCGGCAAACCGGTGCATAGCGATGGAGGGGGAAACGCTTTAGAAGACGCGCCGCAGGAAGATGGCGAGCACAGCAGCGGTAGTAGTGATGGGGACAGCGCGCAAGGGACGAATAGGAAGAACCGCGACGGGGGTACCACAAAGGAGAAGCGTaataaccaaaaaaaaagacacccATCAGGGGACCACCCAGAAAGTGAACAATCCGGAAAGGACTCGGTAGAAAACCCAAATGAGGATTCGCTCCAAATCGTGGAGCACAACCTGGAAAAACCGCAAAGCAATcaggagagggaaaaaaacaacataaTAAATTTCTTTCAGAAGAATTATTGGACACTGAAATATTTCGAGGCGAACACGGAGAAGAAGCTGGATGAGTTTTGCTCCCCTGATTTTAGCGTACCTTTGGTTATGAAGGAGACGCCCAAGTTGAAGAAGCACAGCGTTGGCAGCAACCAGAGCGATAAGAGGGCGAAGAGCGTTTGCGGCAGCCAGAGCGATAAGAGAGGGAAGGGCGCTGGCGACGGGGGAAGCGCAGACGGGAAAGACGGGACCACCAGGGGGTACGACTCCACAAGGGAGCAAGACCAAAAAGGGAGATTCGTGAAAAAGCTACACTCCTTCttcggaagaaaaaaagaagtggatAAACTGATCAATGAGCTGTTTCTAAACAATAAGGACAACGTGTAtagcaaaattttaaaaaccaaTTTGGccataataaaaaagctGGGTAACATCCGCATGGATGTGCTGTATCCCATTTTTAACGCCAGCCTGGTGTTCCTATTTGAcgacttttattttttcatcatacAGAATATAAAGCTAGTCATTGagggaaaggagaaaaaactaTCCAATCATAAAATCTTCCTAAATAtgtccttcattttgctgcaCACCTTCGCCAAGGATGTGAAGGTGGAGAAGTACCTCgtgtccattttttacattttaagatTATCTCTAAATAAgttgaagaaaattaaaatagtggagcagcaaaaaataCAGGGGAGTAACTCCAACGAagtgtataataaaaatacgaAGAAATTTGAAgacaatataaaatattacaacCTTAGGAAGGATAAGGATGTGGTAAAGGCGAACACATCAGgggtggaggaagaaattgaGAACGCGGAGGACTTGCAATTCTCTGCTGATGAAAGGGCCACTTCCACCCTGcgcaaaattgaagaaaaggTAAAACTCTATcagaacattttttatatttttttaaaattgcttcaaaacattttgaaggagAACAATTTGTACTacaattttaaattcatcatttatgacattttattttgcgagTTTTCCAACAAGGGAATCGTCTTCTCGTGCATGAAGTGCATTTTGGACAGGGCCAAGCTGCAGGAGGTGTGCGCCTACAGTTTGGCGGTGCTCCGCGCGGGGGGCGCAGATGAGGCGGATGGCGCAGCGGATGACGCGGCGGATAAGGTGGCGGATAAGGTGGCGGATAAGGTGGCGGATAACCTGACGGACAACCTGACTGACAACCTGACTGACGCGGCGGCTCGGCCAAACCTCAGCCACCTGTCGCGCATCGCCCCCGAGGGGAAATCCTTCCGGGTGAACTTCTTCGAACCCAGCCGCGCGAGCAACCCAAAGGTGTCCTCGCTCCACATCAATGTGATAATACTGTATTTTATCTTTACCCAGAAGAACAAGAACAACGAAAAGAGCAAACTGTACGACGGCTGCCTAAAAATGAGCGTGGACGACTACTACAGCGTTGCCAACAAGCTGCTCCACATTTTATACACCagggaggagcaaaatgcCTACTACGAGAGGTACCTGAAATACCTGTGcctgaaaattttaaaaaaaatttactgcCTCTTTTCGATTAAAGAGGCGGACATGTACCTAACGCACATAAAAGGGAACAGCACAGAGGAAACAATttttgaagataaaaaactgaaaaatgtaaaccgTTATAAGGAGGAGCTCATTGGTTTATTTAAGCTATTATCAAattatgaaattaaaaattattttgaaaaaaaaaatggacataaAACATCAGAGGCgcacaaatttttctttttaaaaaatctaaCCAGTAACGATCACGTGTTGAAGAGTGACAATCTGTGCTTCCTCATCAGCTGCCtactttttctcttcaacCTGAAATACGATAAGACGACTTTctacaaaattgtgtacaTCATTTTGGTAGAAAAgaatgaaaacaaaaattatattttaaaaaaagtcatCTCATCTGTTAAGAAATTCATCAAAATGGCAGATACGTACAATTGCGTGCatagggaaaataaaaaaaaaaaaataagactACCAGTCGATATAACAAACCATTCTGTGCTCTTGTATACCGTCCGAACGAGCATTATTCTGCTGCTTCTAATGGACAGTAACAGTGTTAACAAGCCAGCAATGGTCCAAGAGAATTATATCACCTACCCAAACTTTCGAAGCtactatataaaaaaaaaaaacattaaaaattactACACTCAGTTAAACTTTTTACTCTTTAGAATCTTCTACagtgaaaaaattttgccatatttcttcaaaatattttttagcacCCTATACGTTATATCTTTTAGAAAGGTGAaccaaaataatttttactttttcgaGAAAATGTTCAATCTGAAGGATGCTATGGAAGTTAGTCCGACGGGGGGTGAGCCAAAACAAGGAGACCCCGCAGCTACGGGGGAGAACCTGCTCAATGGAAGCGAAGACAAATCTGTGAAGCTGCTGGATGAGAGTAGCATTCAACTGAGTGAAAAGTCGAAGGGGCTATCGTCTAGCCAGACAAACGGAGAAAATGAGCACGTAGCCAAAAAAGACAAGaaggtggggaaaaaacacatgggaggggaacaaaatagGGGCAGTAGGGTAAAACCAACGAGGCGCAGTGCAGGGGTGAAGAGAAAACTcctgaagggggagaaaaattcGGACGAAGTTTCGGAGGAAGGCTCGGGGGAAGGGTCAGGGGAAGACTGGGAGAAAGACTCGGGGGGAGACTCCGCGGACGACTCGGAGGAAGACCcacaggggagaagcaccgCTTCcgaagaaatgaagaaaaattaccGGGTAATTTTGCGAAGCCGTAATGGAAAAACGACCATGCTGAGGAATAAGCAGGACGAAAAAACAAACCACGTGGGTAACACGTCAGATAAAAAGTACATCAAAATTGAAGACAGCACGAGTAGCAACTCAACGTCCGACTCAGATGTATCGTTCAAAATAGAaacaaagaagaagaacactCGAAAAAATTTGGACACAAATAATACTGCTCCCAgtgggaaaagaaggaaggtGCCCTCCAACAGCTCGGAAAATGCAACAActgaggggaagaaacgcaCACAGAAAGGGACTTCCCCGCAGGAGAAGGTGCAAAAACGGTCATTTAGCAAGCGGGAAGAGGTTAAAGCGGATGTATTAGACACAACAGATGCATTGAACGTGGTGGAAGTACACTGCGAGGGAGATACAGGAGGAAGTCCAAAAGCGGGCGCATCAACCGGTGCTgcaacaggggggggaagcgactCCACGGAAAATTTTCTATTCAACGGAGCGCTGTCCTTAAAAATTCTAAACCATTTCATATTTCTCTGCAAAGGATTCCATGAGGACTTggagataaaaatatacaacgGGGTAGTAGCATGTTtgaaggaaaacgaaaacgacaaggaaaaattgaaaaatattttaagtcTTCAATTCAGTGAGGACGAAAAAAGCTCCACAAAGTATAAGAAGAAATTACAGCTGCTGAGAGTTATTCAAACGAAAATTATCTTCCTCAGTTATATAAaagataatttaaaaaaaaggaaatcgcTCATATCCCGAATGAGTGAATTAaacttaaatatttttaaaaacaaaccCATGTTTAGCATTGAGTTGGATTTCGTCTGA
- a CDS encoding hypothetical protein, conserved (encoded by transcript PVX_094902A), translating to MCDWFPLFYKMKFVFPLLLYALLKSAFCEIKELSHHEFHRMLTTEKKDQKKIYALDSKPNFKNAHYFQDFLHLKTDVDFVLYVYAKWDADSNNLITVFREVARIIGENKIKIDFYTFNIDNAKELCNFMNIKTLPVILYVSSVHKKKYNSLLYKALSSSKDVKISNAFR from the exons ATGTGTGATtggtttccccttttttataaaatgaaatttgttttcccccttttgttgtATGCCCTTTTAAAAAGCGCCTTTTGCGAAATCAAAGAATTAAGTCATCACGAATTTCACCGAATGCTAACCACAGAGAAGAAGgaccagaaaaaaatatacgctCTTGATAGTAAgccaaattttaaaaacgcaCATTATTTTCAGGACTTCTTACATTTGAAGACCGACGTCGATTTCGTTCTCTATGTCTATGCCAAGTGGGACGCAGACTCCAA CAACCTGATCACCGTTTTCCGCGAAGTCGCAAGAATAATCGgggagaataaaataaaaatcgaTTTTTACACCTTCAATATTGATAATGCCAAGGAGTTGtgcaattttatgaatatcaAAACCCTGCCAGTTATTCTATACGTCTCATCTGtgcataagaaaaaatacaactcCCTCCTTTACAAAGCTTTGAGCTCGAGCAAGGATGTGAAAATAAGCAACGCCTTCAGGTAA